GTGCTCTTAATTGAGGGTTGTAAAACTTCTTTTTCGGGATGCGTAGGCCTATGTTAGTTGCCTTTGCACTGTAGGCTATAGCAGCCATGAAATAGTTGCTTGAGGAATAAATGATAGCTCTGCTGGGATTTCCCTGGGCCTTGTAACAAGCCTTGAAATTTCAACTCTGCTCAATTTCTATGACAGGAAGCATTCAAAAAGACAGGCATGCCTTACCAGTCAGTGTGTGTAGGGTGCTCAATGGAAGGAAGCTATAAATGTAATAAATGAACTTTGAAATTAGTCATGcaataagatttttttaaatttattttttagaGTGCATTCCAAACAGcggcattattattattgttttatcaAGTCCAATGAATTTAGCCTAATTTTACATTACAAAACTGTGGTAGACCATGTGTTAGGGGTGTCCAACGGAAGGGAGGCAATGAACTGAATGACTAGTGAAATGACGCCAGCCATTTTAGCTGGAAATGCTGGCTTTCCAAAACACTTCCAACAAAGCTTTGTGATTTTATGAATCCACTTGATATTGGCTTCATTTTACAGTCACAAACCGGTGGTGTTACTGGTTGCGGAGGAAAAGTACAAATGTCGATGAAGCGTCTTCACCACAAATGTCaatcaaaatgaaataaaacagtgTAAATAAATGAGGGGAAAATATTTCTAACACAGCAGACAGAGATGCCTGGTAGTAGCGCTACATCCTTCTTTGTATATCCCTTTGAGGAATAAGGACTTTTTTCCttgttctagaattttactggaacactctagagctcccatagaagtctgtatttaaaatcttgcaaagtccttatgacatcataataagAACTCAACATtgtggcaaaattctaatcacatatttgtgatagTACTCCTCAAAGGGATATGGAGTATGGAAGCCATGTCCACATGGAAACCGTGTCCATGTGCAGTTTATAGGTTGTGTAGGTGTATGGGTCAGCTGAACACAgttctcttttctccccccccccccccctctctctagctgCACTGACCGCCAGGTGCCGTGCATCTCCCCACCCGTCGGCCGGTTGTGCCAGAGGAAACGGAACGTAAACGCAGGGGAGGGAAGTTGAAGGGGAAACGACCCgtgccactctcctctcttcggAGCCACCCCTAGCGCATGGAGTCCCGCGTGCCCCAGCACATCCCcggggtctcctcctcctccaccacctcctcatcctcctcctcatcctcctcctccatcatggtCCAGCCCCTGCTGGACAGCCGCGTGCCCTACGGCCGGCTCCAGCACCCGCTCACCATCTACCCCATCGACCAGATGAAGTCCTCGCACGTGGAGAACGACTACATCGACAGCCCCGCCGCCGTGTGCCAGCAGCCCCAGCTCCTCAGCCACAACCACCAcagccagcaccaccaccaccctccgctGCCCAAGCACCACCTGCCTACCGCAGCCTCCAccggcagcaccaccaccaccaccggcaccggccaacaccaccaccataacaaccacaatcacaaccaccaccacagccataaccaccaccatctccaccaccaccaccaccaccaccaccagcagcagcccacgcacacacaggactCCACCCACCCGTGGATCAGCTTCAGCGGGCGGCCCAGCTCCatcagctccagcagcagcacttCCTCCGACCAGCGCCTGCTGGACCACGCCGCCCCCACCCCGGTGCAAGACACGCTGGCCTCCCACAcctccatcatcaccaccacctcctcctcctcctcctcctccaccaccaccaccacctcctccaccaccttgtCATCGTCCTTGCCCCTCGCGCCACTTTCCCTGGGCCAAGCCCCCCCAACTAGTATCAACAccgtaggaggaggaggtgtacagACGAAGCTTTTGCAGCTGGGCTCCTCCAAGCCCGCCGGGGGCACGGACTTGAAGGGGGTGCTAGACGTACGCGACGGCTCCCTGCTCCCGGGTGATGCCGCCGCCAAGCACCTGCTGCTGTGCGAGCGCTGCGGCAAGTGCCGCTGCACCGAGTGCACACTGCCCCGTGCGCTGCCCTCCTGCTGGGTGTGCCACCAGGCCTGCCTGTGCTCGGCCCAGAGCCTGGTGGACGCGGCCACCTGCATGTGCCTGGTGAAGGGCGTCTTCTACCACTGCGCCGAGGACGAGGACGGCGAGGAGGGCTCGTGCGCCGACCGGCCGTGCTCCTGCGGGCCCTCGCACCGCTGCGCCCGCTGGTCCTTCATGGCCGTGCTGTCGCTGGCGCTGCCCTGCCTGCTCTGCTACCTGCCCGCCGTGGGCTGCGCCAAGCTCTCGCAGAAGTGCTACGATGGCGCCCGCAGGCCTGGGTGCCGCTGCAAGGCGCCCTCCAAGGTGCCCGTCGTTACCACGGCGGTGTCCTCCAAGGCCGCCGGCATGCCGGCTGGGATTGGGATTCTGGGGAAGCCCGCCTCTGGGGGCATCATCATAGGAGGATTGGACAAGCAGGCGGCATCGTGATGCTCGGCAATGCCCAGCcaagcccggcccggcccggccaaGGCGATGCCAACTGCTGTGTGTGCTGCATTGCATGCCCAGCCCAGCCTTCCCTGCTGTGGTGTTAGGGGGAAcggttctttcttttctttgtgtttgAGACGTGTATGGATGATGGACTGATGTGTGATGGGACATTACATCGATGGGCTACGCCGTTGAGAATCATCATCAGTGGAATACCGGTCCACTATTCTATCCtatctccctcctcatcctctccttcttcctccactctcctgaCTCACTGACCCTCTCGCTCTGCCTGCACCTCCTGTTCTCCACGTCCAGGCATCCATCCTACCCTTCTTCGAGACTGTGGAGTTCCTCCAACTCGTGGTACTTATTACTCACAAGGGGTTCGGACTGGATGCCACTCGTACGTAGTGTCATAATGGGACATCATCTCGACTGACCAGTTAGCACCACTGCAGAAATTAGcctggcaaaacaaaacaaaacaaaacaaaagacaaaaagaaaacaactcacacggagacacacacaactAAACGCTTACTTACTTTACAGGACTGTCTGTTCACACGTGGAAATGGGAACCGTGAGGACATTATtgctaacgtttttttttttaatgccagAAAACTTTAACAGTTTGTGTATGTTCTGCATTTTGGCTACCAATCAAAGTGCTCAGAACGTGTATCATTCTAGTGTCAGGTATAGTAGTCAaattgctttttgtttttttaacaaaaaatctTCAAACGTATGTTCTTTTTCATCTGGAAGAGAAAAAAACTAGTATTGCCCACACTAGTAGTAAAAGAAATACAGTCTATGAAATGTATCATTTGGTATAGCTAATGAAAGCAGTTAATCTGTAGTGTATGACATTCACAGTAAGTTACCGTCAAAACTCTTGCCACCACACAGCATGCTCTTCTTTTCACAGCAAGCATGTTGTAaagcttgcaaaaaaaaaatgcttcgaCGAAAACATCTTATGCAAGCGCGCAGATATTCTGGTCTTGTTCACACACCATAGCCTTCAGGCAGGCGGTAGTCAAAGGCCATGCCGTACTAAGTCAAGGGTACAGTCCCTTAAATAGGAGACTCTGTGTTGAGCAAATTTTTTGaggtttttttgttcttgtttttttttttgtataacATTTAACTCagctacaattcacacatacgtacacgtcATCTGAAAATGTGCTAAGTCATGCCCTGACATGAACCTTGTTAGTGGTTGAACTCCAGATAGCCTGAGGTTTTTTGGTTTAGGCAACTCAGAGGTCATTGTGAGTAGTGGAAACAAGAGAATGTGTTAGTCGATTGTGGGCAACTATTTTTTCGGTCAATGCATAGGAACCCTAAACGAGCCCCTTTCTGTATTCTAGTATTGCATAGGGTAGGCTGGGTGGAGTGGGGACATTTTACGAGCTAATAAGTGATTGAGGTCAAACGCTCTGTCCCAGTGAGTTTGAAAAACAGCCCACAACAATAGATAATCCCTCTAGCCTTATGACAATAGAAATCCACCTACCCACTCAAACCAACTTTTTTTTAGCAGGatattgaaaagagaaaaaaaccttACAATGGACAAAAAGCACAGTATTATGGACAAAGGTGGTGAAACGAACCCTTCTCTAATCTTGAAGCTCCCACAGTCTACCACCCTTAATATATACCAAACATAATCTAATATTTTTgctgctcagctgtgtgtgtttgtgcgtgtgggtgtgtgtgtgcgtgagtgcatatttgtgtgtgtatgtgtgtatgcgtgtgtcattAAAAAATGTATCTATTTTCTTCTAATGTATGTTATTGGCTTGCATGGAATTCTGCAGAATTTGCCAAAGGAGTACACTTCCAATGTctttgtttttggtttgtttttttggttttttttccctcattgtGCACCAGGTAGTCGGTACGgtaccttttattttattttcacactttttttgtttcgttttgtcaTTGATGTTGTATGTGAATGTCACTCAGTTCTGTTCACCACACGCACCGGGCACTGCACACGTTCCTGTCTTGTGCGTGTCTGTCTCGTTGCACCAAGCCGTAACAtatcgagagagaaaaaaaacactactgTTGTTAGTCTTGAATGTATAAGGAAATGACATTATTTTGCAGATAAACCCGTGGATAGGTGCCAAAATAGTGATAAGTGGTTAGGCTTGCATAGTTAGGGACATTGCTAACATGTCAACAAAAATATGTCGTTAACATTAGAGAAACTGACCTATGCAGGTTACATGTTGTAAATAGTTCCGAGAATCTAGCAGTCTTTTAGGTGAGTTCAAAATGTCCTGGAAAATTGCATGGTACCGTGTAATAACGATTCTTTtagaacacagaaacacatgaatatatctatatacatatacatatatatgtatgtatacagaGTTCAATAtagattatatatattatatatattttggcTAACAATTGCGGGTGGTGGaacaaaaaagattaaaaaaaggtGTGGGCACGACAGAAAGATTTCTTATTACAAGCACTTGGTTTGGAGAAGTGTAGGTAGGCAATAAAATTACCTCTTTATCTGGTGTCTGTGGCCCGTTACAGTGAGGCAGACAGCACTGCTCTGCCTTTCCTTTGTCCCAGTGGTGAGGACTGGAGCAGtcgttaacccccccccccccccccaaaccccaattCAGTACGTTTTCTACCAACAGCCCCACATCCGCACGGTCAAATCATTCTTCTTTAACTGCTGCAAGTCTTAGTATACCCCACCAACCTCAcccacccaccatcaccaccaccacctccaccccaccagaaagaaagaaaaaaaaacttcctaaTGCTACATCCCCTCGTGCTGATTGACATGTACAGCTGTGCTGTGTAACCCTGTCAGAAAACCTCTGGATGGGATTGAGCGTCCCTTTCCAACCACATTCCAATCCCTCTGATTCACCAGTGAATCTCTAGCTGCTGtctttctcccctcttccctctctctctctctctctcttgctctctctctaccccccgcccccctctctgcaTCCTGTTTTTCTGTTTATGGTTTTTGGCCCCCTCTGTTTTCGAGGCTGATGGGGAGTATGGCCCCTCGGCTCCCCAGGCCGTGGTGTGAGCGcattctccatcctccctcccccacaggaagggaagagaaggggaagaggggaagagaggagaaggggaagaggggagaaggggaagagaagggagcGTTCCCTGTTTCATCCCCTTCTAGAATGCTGTGACTTCATCTCCCTCTGTTCCGTGGTGCAGCCATTGGCTCCcagcgtttttgttttttttccttaagCCAGTCAGAACTTTTAATTTGAATTCAAGTCAAGTACGCATCAGTtcttgtctgcctgcttgcctatgCTCCAtcgtgtttcttttttgttttgtttttttgttttctttatttttcaaaaaaagaaCTTTGCATTGTCGAGGGAAAAAGAGCTCTACactttttcgttttgttttaagATATATATGACAAAAACAAAACCTCCCATATAAAAATGTTCCTGTATAGATATATTTATTTTGAAGTTCTATTTTATATAGTATTTATTTAGatgcctactttttgtttgtgaATAAAAGCTTATGTCAAAACGGAATGTACATTGAAATTGGAAATATATATTGTTAAATATACAATCTTCTTTCTCTTGTCTTTATTCCCCACACTTGTGATACAGTGTACCATTTGGTGAAATCAGTCAGTACTtatctcagacagacagagaaagagaaaaccagagcgagagacagaaaaaaagaaagcaagaaaaaggagaggaaggaatATCTGCACATTTGTGCTCCCATGTGTCCTCCTACAATCGAGTGATGAGATCACATGCTATGACATGCTTCTTGCACCTGTGAATGCTGGAAGATACAGTAGGATGTTTAGCCtccaagtccacacacacacacacacactctctctctctctctctctctctctctctctctctctctctctctctctctctctctctctctctctctctctctctctctcacacacacacacacacgcgcgctctctcgctcgctgtctctctctctctctgtacacacacacacacacacacacacacacacacacacacacacacacacacacacacacacacacacacacacacacacatttatgcagtcattcagacagccacacacacacacacacacacttttgcacatacatacacacacacgcacatgtgcacacacatacacatggctcCAATGCCAACAATCATGCTCATAGGAGGGTCTCTAAAAATTTGTTTCATATGCTATGCTGACGCATCAATCCTCAATCCTCAatcctcacatgcacgcacacacacgcacacacgtacacacatacacacacgcacacacacgcacacacgtacacacacacacacacacacacacacgcacacacacacacacagaaagagaagggcagacagacaggttgaaAGACAGAGATGCAAGCATCCTTATTATTTCTATCTATGTTGATCACACTTGAGGTTGAGGGATAGGTTtgaactccatgggcccctgggctagaCAGCAAGAAAGTTCCCTGTAGcatggaggcttgggcttcagggccccgttggctcttgggcccctggaccaCGGCCCTGTAGTCCTGTGCAGTAATCCGTCTTTTTTGAGGTCAAGGCCGAGGCTCTTCAGtgcggcctgctctgctctgctctgctctccctcagTGGAGACATGTGCTATGTATCCAGGGAAGgcaacagtggtggtggtgggtgtggtgggaGGGGGTTGAGTCAATTGTTGTTttgggccaagaattgggtcatcgttacattgcatctatggtaagggggggcggggggctttcACATAGCGTTGTCCTGGACCCAGTCGAAGCTGCAGCGGCCTCGCTCTAcggtgtttctcaactgggggcGTTAAGGAGCCCTAGGGGACTGTTGAGAAGGTTTCAGCTGAGAGAAGGGGTGTTCAATTGCCATCGggatgcattagtctattttatttatcaATACTAAGAGGGCGCTGGCctggcaggctcatgatgaggccaaggggacgttgggaggcttatgatgaggacaagggggcatTAGTTCACAAAAAGGTTGAGCACCACTGCCCTACGGGGCCTTGTGCTGTGCAGCCTGGTGCCTGGAGAGTGTCACTTGAGTAGGAATAAGTTAAGGCAGACTGCTGCTTCCATAACACCAAGAGGGCGGTGGGGGGCGGGGAGTCAacaccctccttccctccccactGACCAACTAAGCTCCAAccctacacatatacacataggcatatatgcatacacatacatacacagacatactcacATTCGCACATGAATGCGTAttaacatgtagacacacacacacggagggacacatgcacacactcacgcgcgtacattcccacacgcatgcacgcgcgcgtacacacaaatgcccgcacaccaaacacacacacacacacacacacacacacacacacacacacacacacacacacacacacacacacacacacacacacacacacacacacacacacacacaccagcctccctCCTCAGATAACCgctacacacaccaacacccacacgcacacacagaccagactGCCCCCTCAGCCCTCAGCTCGCCCCCTCAGCCCTGGCCTCAGCTGTCTCCACACGTCAGCATGTGTGACACAGGAATTACgctgcgtctgtatgtgtgtgtgtgtgcgtgtgtgtctgtgtgtgcgtgtgcgtgtgtgtgtatttgtgtgacacAGGAATTAcgctgctgtgtgcgtgcgtgcgtgcgtgcctgcgtgcgtgcgtgcctgcgtgcgtgcgtgcgtgcgtgcgtgcgtgcgtgcgtgcgtgtgtctgtgtgtgtgtgtgtatttgtgtggcacAGGAATTacgctgctgcgtgtgtgtgtgtgtgtgtgtgcgtgtgtgtatgtgacacagGAATTACGCTGCGTCCAGCAAATGCTCGATATAGCGCAGATGTTGTTTGAACAGACTCAACCGCACGGGGCAAAGCCGGACACACGGACGGTGTGtgtataagtatgtgtgtgtgtacgtgcgcgcatttgtgtgtgtgagtgggtgggtggttgtgtctgtgtgggtgggtgcttgCTGACATGCATGTGTGGggtggtgtttgtgtgactgtgtacaCCCTAA
This window of the Engraulis encrasicolus isolate BLACKSEA-1 chromosome 7, IST_EnEncr_1.0, whole genome shotgun sequence genome carries:
- the spry4 gene encoding protein sprouty homolog 4; its protein translation is MESRVPQHIPGVSSSSTTSSSSSSSSSSIMVQPLLDSRVPYGRLQHPLTIYPIDQMKSSHVENDYIDSPAAVCQQPQLLSHNHHSQHHHHPPLPKHHLPTAASTGSTTTTTGTGQHHHHNNHNHNHHHSHNHHHLHHHHHHHHQQQPTHTQDSTHPWISFSGRPSSISSSSSTSSDQRLLDHAAPTPVQDTLASHTSIITTTSSSSSSSTTTTTSSTTLSSSLPLAPLSLGQAPPTSINTVGGGGVQTKLLQLGSSKPAGGTDLKGVLDVRDGSLLPGDAAAKHLLLCERCGKCRCTECTLPRALPSCWVCHQACLCSAQSLVDAATCMCLVKGVFYHCAEDEDGEEGSCADRPCSCGPSHRCARWSFMAVLSLALPCLLCYLPAVGCAKLSQKCYDGARRPGCRCKAPSKVPVVTTAVSSKAAGMPAGIGILGKPASGGIIIGGLDKQAAS